DNA from Neovison vison isolate M4711 chromosome 12, ASM_NN_V1, whole genome shotgun sequence:
TAATGCTGATTCTGCTGGTTTGTAGATgacagtttgagaaccactgacctcaAATGTTTTATCCTCTCAAGGTATTTCTGAAGATCTATCTTCCCCATTCTCTGACTGAATACTACACatagaaccccccacccccatctgagGAGCACATTCACTTCCTCAGCATCCTCTGCAGAGCTGCTTTCACCTCCTGGTTCTTGAGGCTGTAGATGAGGGGGTTCAGCAAGGATGTGATCACACTGTACTGAATAGAGACCACTCGTTCCAACactgagcctgaggcagggctgatGTACCTGAATAGAGCTGTCCCATAGAACAAGAGCACCACAgtgaggtgggaggagcaggtagAGAAGGCTTTGGCTTGGCCCTCAGAGGAGCGGATGTTCAGAATGGCAGAAATGATTCTGGAGTAAGAAAAGAGGATCAGGGGAAGTGTCAGCAGTCCCAGAAATGCACTGGACCCTGACAGAAGGAATTTGTTGGCAGTGGGATCAGTACATGACAGAGGGAAGAGTGAGGGTAGCTCACAACAGAAATGGGAGATAATGTTGGACCCACAGAAACGTAACTTGTGGATGAAAAGATTATTTACTAGTGAGTTCAGAAAACCCATTACCCATGCTGCACTAACCATTACCATGCAGAGAGGCTTGTTCATGACCATGGTGTAGAGAAGGGGATGGCAGATGGCagcatagcggtcataggccatggcAGAGAGAAGACTGGCTTCAGCACacccagagagaagaaaaaagaaactctgggTGATGCAGCCCCACACTGAGATGCTTTTCTTCTGAGATAGGAAGTTCTGTAGCATTTTGGGCATAGTAACTGAAGAG
Protein-coding regions in this window:
- the LOC122890950 gene encoding olfactory receptor 8S1-like, with amino-acid sequence MNNFTFFTEFILLGLSANYHIQTLLFVLFLGIYLLTLMGNLVMILVIRGDSHLHIPMYFFLGHLSFLDICFSSVTMPKMLQNFLSQKKSISVWGCITQSFFFLLSGCAEASLLSAMAYDRYAAICHPLLYTMVMNKPLCMVMVSAAWVMGFLNSLVNNLFIHKLRFCGSNIISHFCCELPSLFPLSCTDPTANKFLLSGSSAFLGLLTLPLILFSYSRIISAILNIRSSEGQAKAFSTCSSHLTVVLLFYGTALFRYISPASGSVLERVVSIQYSVITSLLNPLIYSLKNQEVKAALQRMLRK